From Toxorhynchites rutilus septentrionalis strain SRP chromosome 2, ASM2978413v1, whole genome shotgun sequence, a single genomic window includes:
- the LOC129765390 gene encoding TGF-beta-activated kinase 1 and MAP3K7-binding protein 2-like isoform X2 produces MATNRSRKPPEHDTSTESYGPNITNNNNSSSLLKQRRSSCSCSNIAIMQLFHEMKQKFPTVPDHVVSDLVTANCHNRPACIDSLEKAVLGTPAAVQAYPSQSIHSTSLKRRINERKLNRLENNLSGGSSGSSSRESSVDKIPKCAGGTTGSSGTNFANANNNNRLLDSDDITRDGFGSANNTDNRSATTAFDNNNNRIALSRPNTLAFSGPRPTRVAPLPPISSTITASPELGETVNVQLNVTVSPVAGRSPVGQRHTSTLQLQPEPPYSRELAQASSSFNTATPQPPGGNGRSSTSVNLTLRQPTDSPQSPIHIHASPLKYTAKGFNAQSGIQSKLEITFRDGFGSISAMRTHVPGYDPSPSGAVSAGESLQQSHLQELPHWDQTQLQQQMTQNLPTAFNAGSAQFAASNESDGLDRQQLYQNYLTEIAITHQVGQKNRLCEEVDRYRQQLGSIQREIRVLKQPISRIDVDFVSREVQLLEEEVDRMQKEVDSAELMGPNQIPVASVADGLSALNIEGFPSVSTGPIINRPPRPPRPPPPKFPPNHPPAPTAAAVSTSYTIEGRYSGRSNSTPAAIVAGMSDSAGVSGASTGEQWTCSLCTFQNHELMTRCEVCSLPKMPGRLSSQCSAPAASSSSSPSPSPLSSSASPISSASTPPVTTISTPPVATTVLLQSSASSSSVASIPVAATSTPQSQSPPSIQNAQYQKSSIEC; encoded by the exons ATGGCGACTAACCGTTCCAGGAAGCCGCCAGAACATGATACGTCCACCGAATCCTACGGTCCCAACATCACCAACaataacaacagcagcagccttCTAAAGCAACGACGATCGTCGTGTTCCTGCTCGAACATCGCTATTATGCAACTGTTCCACGAGATGAAGCAAAAATTTCCAACCGTACCGGATCACGTAGTGTCGGATCTGGTGACAGCCAACTGTCACAACCGTCCAGCCTGCATCGATAGCTTGGAGAAGGCAGTGCTGGGAACTCCGGCCGCCGTCCAAGCATACCCTTCACAATCCATACACAGTACGAGTTTGAAGCGGCGTATCAACGAGCGTAAGCTGAACCGACTCGAGAATAATTTGAGTGGTGGGAGCAGTGGGAGCAGCAGCAGGGAAAGTAGTGTCGATAAGATACCCAAGTGTGCTGGCGGCACTACTGGTAGCAGTGGAACCAATTTCGCGAATGCGAATAACAATAATAGGCTACTCGACTCTGATGATATAACACGTGACGGTTTCGGCAGTGCAAACAACACTGATAATCGCTCGGCGACGACTGCTTTTGATAACAACAACAATCGAATCGCGTTGAGCAGACCAAATACGCTCGCGTTTAGTGGTCCTCGGCCAACACGAGTGGCACCGTTACCGCCCATTAGTTCCACCATTACGGCTAGTCCTGAACTGGGCGAGACCGTCAATGTACAGCTCAACGTGACCGTATCCCCAGTGGCCGGAAGGAGTCCCGTCGGACAAAGACATACCTCAACCCTGCAGCTGCAACCCGAGCCTCCCTATTCCCGCGAGTTAGCGCAAGCATCCAGTAGTTTTAACACAGCCACTCCACAACCACCCGGAGGCAATGGCCGGAGCTCCACTTCGGTTAATTTAACCCTCCGGCAACCCACCGATAGCCCACAGTCACCCATTCACATACACGCTAGTCCCCTGAAATACACAGCCAAAGGTTTTAATGCCCAGTCGGGCATTCAGAGCAAACTGGAAATCACGTTCCGCGACGGATTTGGATCGATCAGCGCCATGAGGACGCACGTTCCGGGATACGATCCCTCGCCAAGCGGTGCAGTGAGCGCTGGTGAGAGTTTACAACAGAGCCATCTGCAGGAGCTACCGCACTGGGATCAAACGCAGCTGCAGCAGCAAATGACGCAAAACTTGCCCACAGCTTTCAACGCTGGCAGTGCGCAATTTGCAGCAAGTAACGAGAGCGATGGACTTGACCGGCAGCAGCTGTATCAGAATTATCTCACAG AGATAGCGATAACGCATCAGGTTGGTCAGAAAAATCGGCTGTGCGAGGAGGTGGACCGATATCGGCAGCAGCTGGGGTCGATTCAGCGGGAAATTCGGGTGCTGAAACAGCCGATATCGCGAATCGATGTAGATTTTGTCAGCAGAGAGGTCCAACTGCTGGAGGAGGAGGTAGACCGAATGCAGAAAGAGGTCGACTCGGCCGAGTTGATGGGACCTAACCAAATACCGGTTGCATCGGTTGCTGACGGCCTTAGCGCACTCAATATAGAAG gATTTCCGTCTGTTTCGACCGGCCCTATCATCAATCGCCCTCCTCGGCCGCCCAGACCGCCGCCTCCGAAATTTCCCCCAAATCATCCACCCGCACCTACAGCAGCAGCAGTTTCCACATCGTATACGATCGAAGGGCGATACTCCGGCCGTTCGAACTCGACTCCCGCCGCCATCGTCGCCGGAATGAGCGATTCCGCAGGCGTCAGTGGCGCAAGCACCGGAGAGCAATGGACTTGCAGCCTTTGTACATTCCAGAACCATGAACTCATGACCAGATGTGAAGTGTGTTCGTTGCCCAAAATGCCCGGTAGACTATCGTCCCAGTGTTCCGCTCCCGCAGCATCATCTTCGTCTTCACCATCACCTTCGCCGCTATCATCATCCGCATCACCAATTTCATCCGCCTCGACGCCTCCCGTTACGACGATTTCCACACCGCCAGTGGCAACCACTGTTTTGCTGCAATCCTCTGCCTCCTCTTCCTCGGTTGCTTCGATACCGGTGGCGGCGACCTCAACGCCACAATCGCAATCACCACCGTCCATACAAAACGCTCAATATCAGAAATCGTCAATAGAGTGCTGA
- the LOC129765390 gene encoding TGF-beta-activated kinase 1 and MAP3K7-binding protein 2-like isoform X1, with translation MNRESVVSFRVELRDCCFDGWPFDSDSARCTAGRGWQIMATNRSRKPPEHDTSTESYGPNITNNNNSSSLLKQRRSSCSCSNIAIMQLFHEMKQKFPTVPDHVVSDLVTANCHNRPACIDSLEKAVLGTPAAVQAYPSQSIHSTSLKRRINERKLNRLENNLSGGSSGSSSRESSVDKIPKCAGGTTGSSGTNFANANNNNRLLDSDDITRDGFGSANNTDNRSATTAFDNNNNRIALSRPNTLAFSGPRPTRVAPLPPISSTITASPELGETVNVQLNVTVSPVAGRSPVGQRHTSTLQLQPEPPYSRELAQASSSFNTATPQPPGGNGRSSTSVNLTLRQPTDSPQSPIHIHASPLKYTAKGFNAQSGIQSKLEITFRDGFGSISAMRTHVPGYDPSPSGAVSAGESLQQSHLQELPHWDQTQLQQQMTQNLPTAFNAGSAQFAASNESDGLDRQQLYQNYLTEIAITHQVGQKNRLCEEVDRYRQQLGSIQREIRVLKQPISRIDVDFVSREVQLLEEEVDRMQKEVDSAELMGPNQIPVASVADGLSALNIEGFPSVSTGPIINRPPRPPRPPPPKFPPNHPPAPTAAAVSTSYTIEGRYSGRSNSTPAAIVAGMSDSAGVSGASTGEQWTCSLCTFQNHELMTRCEVCSLPKMPGRLSSQCSAPAASSSSSPSPSPLSSSASPISSASTPPVTTISTPPVATTVLLQSSASSSSVASIPVAATSTPQSQSPPSIQNAQYQKSSIEC, from the exons AGTTGAGCTACGTGATTGCTGTTTTGACGGCTGGCCCTTCGATTCCGATTCCGCGAGGTGTACCGCCGGACGAGGATGGCAGATTATGGCGACTAACCGTTCCAGGAAGCCGCCAGAACATGATACGTCCACCGAATCCTACGGTCCCAACATCACCAACaataacaacagcagcagccttCTAAAGCAACGACGATCGTCGTGTTCCTGCTCGAACATCGCTATTATGCAACTGTTCCACGAGATGAAGCAAAAATTTCCAACCGTACCGGATCACGTAGTGTCGGATCTGGTGACAGCCAACTGTCACAACCGTCCAGCCTGCATCGATAGCTTGGAGAAGGCAGTGCTGGGAACTCCGGCCGCCGTCCAAGCATACCCTTCACAATCCATACACAGTACGAGTTTGAAGCGGCGTATCAACGAGCGTAAGCTGAACCGACTCGAGAATAATTTGAGTGGTGGGAGCAGTGGGAGCAGCAGCAGGGAAAGTAGTGTCGATAAGATACCCAAGTGTGCTGGCGGCACTACTGGTAGCAGTGGAACCAATTTCGCGAATGCGAATAACAATAATAGGCTACTCGACTCTGATGATATAACACGTGACGGTTTCGGCAGTGCAAACAACACTGATAATCGCTCGGCGACGACTGCTTTTGATAACAACAACAATCGAATCGCGTTGAGCAGACCAAATACGCTCGCGTTTAGTGGTCCTCGGCCAACACGAGTGGCACCGTTACCGCCCATTAGTTCCACCATTACGGCTAGTCCTGAACTGGGCGAGACCGTCAATGTACAGCTCAACGTGACCGTATCCCCAGTGGCCGGAAGGAGTCCCGTCGGACAAAGACATACCTCAACCCTGCAGCTGCAACCCGAGCCTCCCTATTCCCGCGAGTTAGCGCAAGCATCCAGTAGTTTTAACACAGCCACTCCACAACCACCCGGAGGCAATGGCCGGAGCTCCACTTCGGTTAATTTAACCCTCCGGCAACCCACCGATAGCCCACAGTCACCCATTCACATACACGCTAGTCCCCTGAAATACACAGCCAAAGGTTTTAATGCCCAGTCGGGCATTCAGAGCAAACTGGAAATCACGTTCCGCGACGGATTTGGATCGATCAGCGCCATGAGGACGCACGTTCCGGGATACGATCCCTCGCCAAGCGGTGCAGTGAGCGCTGGTGAGAGTTTACAACAGAGCCATCTGCAGGAGCTACCGCACTGGGATCAAACGCAGCTGCAGCAGCAAATGACGCAAAACTTGCCCACAGCTTTCAACGCTGGCAGTGCGCAATTTGCAGCAAGTAACGAGAGCGATGGACTTGACCGGCAGCAGCTGTATCAGAATTATCTCACAG AGATAGCGATAACGCATCAGGTTGGTCAGAAAAATCGGCTGTGCGAGGAGGTGGACCGATATCGGCAGCAGCTGGGGTCGATTCAGCGGGAAATTCGGGTGCTGAAACAGCCGATATCGCGAATCGATGTAGATTTTGTCAGCAGAGAGGTCCAACTGCTGGAGGAGGAGGTAGACCGAATGCAGAAAGAGGTCGACTCGGCCGAGTTGATGGGACCTAACCAAATACCGGTTGCATCGGTTGCTGACGGCCTTAGCGCACTCAATATAGAAG gATTTCCGTCTGTTTCGACCGGCCCTATCATCAATCGCCCTCCTCGGCCGCCCAGACCGCCGCCTCCGAAATTTCCCCCAAATCATCCACCCGCACCTACAGCAGCAGCAGTTTCCACATCGTATACGATCGAAGGGCGATACTCCGGCCGTTCGAACTCGACTCCCGCCGCCATCGTCGCCGGAATGAGCGATTCCGCAGGCGTCAGTGGCGCAAGCACCGGAGAGCAATGGACTTGCAGCCTTTGTACATTCCAGAACCATGAACTCATGACCAGATGTGAAGTGTGTTCGTTGCCCAAAATGCCCGGTAGACTATCGTCCCAGTGTTCCGCTCCCGCAGCATCATCTTCGTCTTCACCATCACCTTCGCCGCTATCATCATCCGCATCACCAATTTCATCCGCCTCGACGCCTCCCGTTACGACGATTTCCACACCGCCAGTGGCAACCACTGTTTTGCTGCAATCCTCTGCCTCCTCTTCCTCGGTTGCTTCGATACCGGTGGCGGCGACCTCAACGCCACAATCGCAATCACCACCGTCCATACAAAACGCTCAATATCAGAAATCGTCAATAGAGTGCTGA
- the LOC129765390 gene encoding TGF-beta-activated kinase 1 and MAP3K7-binding protein 2-like isoform X4, which translates to MNRESVVSFRVELRDCCFDGWPFDSDSARCTAGRGWQIMATNRSRKPPEHDTSTESYGPNITNNNNSSSLLKQRRSSCSCSNIAIMQLFHEMKQKFPTVPDHVVSDLVTANCHNRPACIDSLEKAVLGTPAAVQAYPSQSIHSTSLKRRINERKLNRLENNLSGGSSGSSSRESSVDKIPKCAGGTTGSSGTNFANANNNNRLLDSDDITRDGFGSANNTDNRSATTAFDNNNNRIALSRPNTLAFSGPRPTRVAPLPPISSTITASPELGETVNVQLNVTVSPVAGRSPVGQRHTSTLQLQPEPPYSRELAQASSSFNTATPQPPGGNGRSSTSVNLTLRQPTDSPQSPIHIHASPLKYTAKGFNAQSGIQSKLEITFRDGFGSISAMRTHVPGYDPSPSGAVSAGESLQQSHLQELPHWDQTQLQQQMTQNLPTAFNAGSAQFAASNESDGLDRQQLYQNYLTEIAITHQVGQKNRLCEEVDRYRQQLGSIQREIRVLKQPISRIDVDFVSREVQLLEEEVDRMQKEVDSAELMGPNQIPVASVADGLSALNIEGFPSVSTGPIINRPPRPPRPPPPKFPPNHPPAPTAAAVSTSYTIEGRYSGRSNSTPAAIVAGMSDSAGVSGASTGEQWTCSLCTFQNHELMTRCEVCSLPKMPVTSGQDIHIYLSPGQNKIIHSWVVS; encoded by the exons AGTTGAGCTACGTGATTGCTGTTTTGACGGCTGGCCCTTCGATTCCGATTCCGCGAGGTGTACCGCCGGACGAGGATGGCAGATTATGGCGACTAACCGTTCCAGGAAGCCGCCAGAACATGATACGTCCACCGAATCCTACGGTCCCAACATCACCAACaataacaacagcagcagccttCTAAAGCAACGACGATCGTCGTGTTCCTGCTCGAACATCGCTATTATGCAACTGTTCCACGAGATGAAGCAAAAATTTCCAACCGTACCGGATCACGTAGTGTCGGATCTGGTGACAGCCAACTGTCACAACCGTCCAGCCTGCATCGATAGCTTGGAGAAGGCAGTGCTGGGAACTCCGGCCGCCGTCCAAGCATACCCTTCACAATCCATACACAGTACGAGTTTGAAGCGGCGTATCAACGAGCGTAAGCTGAACCGACTCGAGAATAATTTGAGTGGTGGGAGCAGTGGGAGCAGCAGCAGGGAAAGTAGTGTCGATAAGATACCCAAGTGTGCTGGCGGCACTACTGGTAGCAGTGGAACCAATTTCGCGAATGCGAATAACAATAATAGGCTACTCGACTCTGATGATATAACACGTGACGGTTTCGGCAGTGCAAACAACACTGATAATCGCTCGGCGACGACTGCTTTTGATAACAACAACAATCGAATCGCGTTGAGCAGACCAAATACGCTCGCGTTTAGTGGTCCTCGGCCAACACGAGTGGCACCGTTACCGCCCATTAGTTCCACCATTACGGCTAGTCCTGAACTGGGCGAGACCGTCAATGTACAGCTCAACGTGACCGTATCCCCAGTGGCCGGAAGGAGTCCCGTCGGACAAAGACATACCTCAACCCTGCAGCTGCAACCCGAGCCTCCCTATTCCCGCGAGTTAGCGCAAGCATCCAGTAGTTTTAACACAGCCACTCCACAACCACCCGGAGGCAATGGCCGGAGCTCCACTTCGGTTAATTTAACCCTCCGGCAACCCACCGATAGCCCACAGTCACCCATTCACATACACGCTAGTCCCCTGAAATACACAGCCAAAGGTTTTAATGCCCAGTCGGGCATTCAGAGCAAACTGGAAATCACGTTCCGCGACGGATTTGGATCGATCAGCGCCATGAGGACGCACGTTCCGGGATACGATCCCTCGCCAAGCGGTGCAGTGAGCGCTGGTGAGAGTTTACAACAGAGCCATCTGCAGGAGCTACCGCACTGGGATCAAACGCAGCTGCAGCAGCAAATGACGCAAAACTTGCCCACAGCTTTCAACGCTGGCAGTGCGCAATTTGCAGCAAGTAACGAGAGCGATGGACTTGACCGGCAGCAGCTGTATCAGAATTATCTCACAG AGATAGCGATAACGCATCAGGTTGGTCAGAAAAATCGGCTGTGCGAGGAGGTGGACCGATATCGGCAGCAGCTGGGGTCGATTCAGCGGGAAATTCGGGTGCTGAAACAGCCGATATCGCGAATCGATGTAGATTTTGTCAGCAGAGAGGTCCAACTGCTGGAGGAGGAGGTAGACCGAATGCAGAAAGAGGTCGACTCGGCCGAGTTGATGGGACCTAACCAAATACCGGTTGCATCGGTTGCTGACGGCCTTAGCGCACTCAATATAGAAG gATTTCCGTCTGTTTCGACCGGCCCTATCATCAATCGCCCTCCTCGGCCGCCCAGACCGCCGCCTCCGAAATTTCCCCCAAATCATCCACCCGCACCTACAGCAGCAGCAGTTTCCACATCGTATACGATCGAAGGGCGATACTCCGGCCGTTCGAACTCGACTCCCGCCGCCATCGTCGCCGGAATGAGCGATTCCGCAGGCGTCAGTGGCGCAAGCACCGGAGAGCAATGGACTTGCAGCCTTTGTACATTCCAGAACCATGAACTCATGACCAGATGTGAAGTGTGTTCGTTGCCCAAAATGCCCG
- the LOC129765390 gene encoding TGF-beta-activated kinase 1 and MAP3K7-binding protein 2-like isoform X3: MNRESVVSFRVELRDCCFDGWPFDSDSARCTAGRGWQIMATNRSRKPPEHDTSTESYGPNITNNNNSSSLLKQRRSSCSCSNIAIMQLFHEMKQKFPTVPDHVVSDLVTANCHNRPACIDSLEKAVLGTPAAVQAYPSQSIHSTSLKRRINERKLNRLENNLSGGSSGSSSRESSVDKIPKCAGGTTGSSGTNFANANNNNRLLDSDDITRDGFGSANNTDNRSATTAFDNNNNRIALSRPNTLAFSGPRPTRVAPLPPISSTITASPELGETVNVQLNVTVSPVAGRSPVGQRHTSTLQLQPEPPYSRELAQASSSFNTATPQPPGGNGRSSTSVNLTLRQPTDSPQSPIHIHASPLKYTAKGFNAQSGIQSKLEITFRDGFGSISAMRTHVPGYDPSPSGAVSAGESLQQSHLQELPHWDQTQLQQQMTQNLPTAFNAGSAQFAASNESDGLDRQQLYQNYLTEIAITHQVGQKNRLCEEVDRYRQQLGSIQREIRVLKQPISRIDVDFVSREVQLLEEEVDRMQKEVDSAELMGPNQIPVASVADGLSALNIEGFPSVSTGPIINRPPRPPRPPPPKFPPNHPPAPTAAAVSTSYTIEGRYSGRSNSTPAAIVAGMSDSAGVSGASTGEQWTCSLCTFQNHELMTRCEVCSLPKMPEVTSGQDIHIYLSPGQNKIIHSWVVS, translated from the exons AGTTGAGCTACGTGATTGCTGTTTTGACGGCTGGCCCTTCGATTCCGATTCCGCGAGGTGTACCGCCGGACGAGGATGGCAGATTATGGCGACTAACCGTTCCAGGAAGCCGCCAGAACATGATACGTCCACCGAATCCTACGGTCCCAACATCACCAACaataacaacagcagcagccttCTAAAGCAACGACGATCGTCGTGTTCCTGCTCGAACATCGCTATTATGCAACTGTTCCACGAGATGAAGCAAAAATTTCCAACCGTACCGGATCACGTAGTGTCGGATCTGGTGACAGCCAACTGTCACAACCGTCCAGCCTGCATCGATAGCTTGGAGAAGGCAGTGCTGGGAACTCCGGCCGCCGTCCAAGCATACCCTTCACAATCCATACACAGTACGAGTTTGAAGCGGCGTATCAACGAGCGTAAGCTGAACCGACTCGAGAATAATTTGAGTGGTGGGAGCAGTGGGAGCAGCAGCAGGGAAAGTAGTGTCGATAAGATACCCAAGTGTGCTGGCGGCACTACTGGTAGCAGTGGAACCAATTTCGCGAATGCGAATAACAATAATAGGCTACTCGACTCTGATGATATAACACGTGACGGTTTCGGCAGTGCAAACAACACTGATAATCGCTCGGCGACGACTGCTTTTGATAACAACAACAATCGAATCGCGTTGAGCAGACCAAATACGCTCGCGTTTAGTGGTCCTCGGCCAACACGAGTGGCACCGTTACCGCCCATTAGTTCCACCATTACGGCTAGTCCTGAACTGGGCGAGACCGTCAATGTACAGCTCAACGTGACCGTATCCCCAGTGGCCGGAAGGAGTCCCGTCGGACAAAGACATACCTCAACCCTGCAGCTGCAACCCGAGCCTCCCTATTCCCGCGAGTTAGCGCAAGCATCCAGTAGTTTTAACACAGCCACTCCACAACCACCCGGAGGCAATGGCCGGAGCTCCACTTCGGTTAATTTAACCCTCCGGCAACCCACCGATAGCCCACAGTCACCCATTCACATACACGCTAGTCCCCTGAAATACACAGCCAAAGGTTTTAATGCCCAGTCGGGCATTCAGAGCAAACTGGAAATCACGTTCCGCGACGGATTTGGATCGATCAGCGCCATGAGGACGCACGTTCCGGGATACGATCCCTCGCCAAGCGGTGCAGTGAGCGCTGGTGAGAGTTTACAACAGAGCCATCTGCAGGAGCTACCGCACTGGGATCAAACGCAGCTGCAGCAGCAAATGACGCAAAACTTGCCCACAGCTTTCAACGCTGGCAGTGCGCAATTTGCAGCAAGTAACGAGAGCGATGGACTTGACCGGCAGCAGCTGTATCAGAATTATCTCACAG AGATAGCGATAACGCATCAGGTTGGTCAGAAAAATCGGCTGTGCGAGGAGGTGGACCGATATCGGCAGCAGCTGGGGTCGATTCAGCGGGAAATTCGGGTGCTGAAACAGCCGATATCGCGAATCGATGTAGATTTTGTCAGCAGAGAGGTCCAACTGCTGGAGGAGGAGGTAGACCGAATGCAGAAAGAGGTCGACTCGGCCGAGTTGATGGGACCTAACCAAATACCGGTTGCATCGGTTGCTGACGGCCTTAGCGCACTCAATATAGAAG gATTTCCGTCTGTTTCGACCGGCCCTATCATCAATCGCCCTCCTCGGCCGCCCAGACCGCCGCCTCCGAAATTTCCCCCAAATCATCCACCCGCACCTACAGCAGCAGCAGTTTCCACATCGTATACGATCGAAGGGCGATACTCCGGCCGTTCGAACTCGACTCCCGCCGCCATCGTCGCCGGAATGAGCGATTCCGCAGGCGTCAGTGGCGCAAGCACCGGAGAGCAATGGACTTGCAGCCTTTGTACATTCCAGAACCATGAACTCATGACCAGATGTGAAGTGTGTTCGTTGCCCAAAATGCCCG